AATACACCTAAGGTGTCATCCACCTATACGTAAAATCGTAAAATTAAATGGAACCTAATTATAAGAGCGATCGACAATATTAGTGCGTGGCATGCATCCAAAAAAATATGCATTCAGCCATTTGATGATCGTAATCTAATTTCCACAAGGGATTCCATTAAGTGGTCATGGGATTAGGACTGGCTAGTATTCTTTTGACTTATGAACCATTTGAATTGTCtcatatggaaaatcaaagggaaaaacgtactatatatatatatgtatatataatactttTGGGGTTCTGCAACTtctaattaatttcttttgatttaaacGCATTTACTTCATTGTTTGTCAAAGTTAAAAGAGATGTAAGATAATAGATCAGAttcaaacaaaaggaaaactgAACAGGATTTACAATTCATCGTCAATTGCGTGCAATACCACTGCATTAATATACCATCACGGTCATTTCATGTTCCCCAGtacatgcatataatatatatacatatatatatatgtatatatctatatatatagcataagaTCGTAAATAGAGTAGACGTTGTTATCATGATGAATTAATGTATTCTTGAAAGAGATTTATGATGCAtgttataattaattacaatgCTGGCTATTGACATTTGacaataactaaaatataattagtttgtttggggaaggagaaaataaagagagagaaacatGAAAAACCAAAGACTACGGAAGTagtcaaaagtttgaaaagcCACGGATGTGGAGTTTATTTGGATCCGACGGTTCCAGTAGAGATACGAGGCCTTTTCCATGGGATCGTGAAATAAAGGAATTATTAGAAGTGCTGGTTTTTAGGTCGTTGTTGAAAACGACTGATTGATATTCATGTGCCATTATTGCAATGGGAACGATTGAAGATGGAAGGAAAATAATGAAAGGGGCAAAAGAATATCATGGAAAGACAACGCCGCCTGTCATGTTTGAATAAACTGATGACCTCCATTCAAAAAAGAGAAGCTGTCATTATTGTGACAATTATTTAGGTAAGATCATCATCACGTGTACCCATATATACCATCCCAACCAGTGCAACCACTAGCACTTTTGAATAAATCAAAACCAACAGAAACTTCCGCaagccaaaatatatatatatgactttcaaGCAACTTGTGCAAGTAATTTTCCGTACAAAGAAGAACATTTGACCTCGAGTTTTAGGACCCGAATTTTCGACGCCATGTTTTGTGGGATTTCCTTTCCTAGTAATAAAACATGATCTGGACCAAAAAGTGGTCATTCCAGATAGTTCCGGTTGAGATTTTAATTTTGTCTTTCAAAACCATGGATATATATACCATTTACTCATGGAAGTTTGAAACCCTCATTTCAGTTTTCGTCTACCTTTGTGGCCAGTCAGAGAAACCAGAAAACCATCACGTTTGAGACTAATTTGAATAGAAGTTACGTACGTACCAGCTAGCTTTAATCATCACATAATCATGCCTAATTTCAGAAGATTGTTAGATCGAGCTAGGCTAGAAGTGGTGGGAAAGAGCAAGTTTGCACTCATTGTCAACTGTCTAAcacctaattaattaatgtatatCAAGCGCAttacaagaaagaaaagcaaattaGCTAGGATATAAAAAGTAGTGTACAAAACTACGTCCGTACGTACCTTTTGTAGCAGAGTAGACTTTTTGTGAAGGACCATCATGGACACCCATGGAATGCTACCAGAAAGCATTCCCATCACTATAGCCGCCCACGATTGCACCAACCCTACAACATCACCATGCACCATGCATCCGTATATAACATTAACATGCATGAAACTACATAGAGTCCTTAATTTGTGGGGGCTGCTAAATTTTCTGATCAATATATAACACCTAGCTATAATATACCTGCTCCAGGAGTAATGCAAACGAGCCCCGTCATCATCCCCTGAACAGCTCCGATCACCGAAGGCTTCCCAAAGAAGACGACGTCCAATGAAGTCCACACAAGAAGACTAGTCGCCGCGCATATGTTGGTGTTTAAAACCGCTATTGAAGCGTCGATGTTTGCCGCGTATGGTGCCCCACCATTGAAACCTGACCAGCCCATCCACAGCAGCCCAGCACCCGCAAGCATGAGCAAGACGTTGTTAGGAGGAAACCTCTCTCTATCGCTCTTTAGCCTCGGGCCAACCTACACGATATTTATAGCAAGCCACCCAAGTTTAAGCTTCATACAAATTACTAATTAGAGGAAAACGTTCCTGAAAAcatctatatatactatatatatacaccattTTGATCTACTGACTGATCAagctcttgaaaattaatttgtCCTTAAAAGTAATGTTCTAAAACGtggaattatataattattttttcaattacttATTAGGATCTCTTGTTTGGTTGGTTTCATTTATTCTCTAAGAAATCAATTATTTAGTTATCAATCAATTTAAGATTTAAGTAAGAAGAGATTTGAAATTTAATTTGTAGTCAGAGATGATCAGTGGTTGGTGAGAGGCCGGCAGTGATATATATACTGTACCCAATAAGCGGCGGTGAAACCGGAAATTCCCGAGGAAAGATGGATGACGTAGCCGCCCGAGTAATCGATGGCACCCCAGTGGTACAGAAACCCACCGCCCCAGAGACTGAAGGCTCCCACAGTATAGGAGAATACAAGCCAAAGAGGAACAAAAGCCATCCAAGCCTTGATGTTCATGCGCCCAAGAACAGAACCCGCAAGTAGAATCATGGTAATAGCAGCAAAAGTGAATTGGAAGTAAACAAGCGTGGCCATGGGATAAAAAGGCTCCATCGTCTCGTACGTGCCGTCATCCCTCGTGTGGTTACTCTCGGGGACTTTGGCTCTGTCGATGAGGAACTTTTGGCCTAGTGCCGGCGCGCCCTTGCCCCAGAAAGGAAGGAGTTCATCGCCGAAGGCCATGCGGTAGCAGACAAGAACCCAGCAGATGAGGACAGCGGCGAAGGCATAGAGGGCCATGAAGGCGGAGTTGACCGCCCATTTCTTCTTCACGATGCTGGCGTAGAGGATGACCAGGCCTGGCATGCTCTGGATGCCCACGAGAGTGGATGCCGTCATTTGCCATGCGTTGTCGCCCTTGTTCAGCCATGGTGGGACTGCTGGGCTTACAGCTCCATAGGCCACCGTTGTGCTCATTTGATTTTGGGCGGCTCAAGTCGATCGCAGTTATATTGAGTCGGGCACTTTTATATCTACATAGATCTACCAAGTTTTATATTGAGTCGGAGACCTTAATCTCTAGGTTGGCGTGCGAGagaagggagagggagagacctAGAGAGTGAGAGGGAGAGCCAGTCTTTTTTCGGCTGactaaacaaaatatttcagaAGCATCGTTTGAAAATTCACCTAAATTTTAGTTAGCAAGTACTAATTATACATTTCTCCATGCTCTTAAATTTTTTGTGCTTCGaacttattataaaaaaaaatgaatttttatgacTAATTTATTGTAACgaaaagattatcaaaattgGTTGTCAATGACCTTTtcgttataataaattagtcacaaaaatttatttttcttgtaataacttaaatttttcatatgaagaatcACATGTTATGAGGCCATTAAGTTTTtggccattaaaaaaaataaattcaaattaaaatgaagactatcatttttatattacatataaataatatataaaaaggtTAGTGTATGTACTTGTGAGAATTGCCGAAATATATGGAGAAAGTATATATAGTGAGTATAATATGTGAATATAATTAATCGGACATCCGAGGccttgaatattattattattcacacacccaaaaaaaaaccattcGGTATCATGTTCCACACGTGAACTGTACGTGAAATTGTGATGAAGTTGCCCATTGGTCAATGTACGGGCGTGTGGAATGGTGTAAATGTTATATGTACGTACGTCATATCCATGGGGCTACTCATTTTGACTGCCATTTTTGGTCGGCGTAATGAAAATTGAAGTACCACCCATCTTTACGATATTACCATGTTGCAGCATGCATTCCTTCTCCGTCCGGGTGCTTATATATAAAATGGGTTttgttatatatgtattaatctttatattaatactgatttttttatatttataatttaaatcaatattatttttaataaaatttattttttaatcaatcacattaaattaatgtacatattaatacataattatggttataattagatttttacatataaaatagTTATTCTATAGGCAACCGCAGGTGGGAACGCTGCGACATGCCACATCAGCcagtatttagtttaaaaaaaaaaaaaaaaaaaaaaggaaatggaaTCAAAATAAGGAAAAGTGGAAGAAAACTAGAGCTTATGCTCACAGGCCATCGAACTCTCTCTTTTGCGAGAGCGAAACCAGAGACCCACAATCCCACAATCATCAAAAGTAGAGGTAGGCAAATTGCTAAAGTAGTAGGAAACACCAGCCCCATGAGCCATCACCTCTTTCTCTTCCGGTAAATTCTTGAACTTTACAAATTAAAGAGCCACTACCATTCTAGTTATTATCCCAACGTACAAGTCTTTGTTCGGTGATTCCCTTAATGCTTTACACTGGGGCTCTCCATTTTAACCACTTGtgtacttaaaaagaaaatgagataagagATGGGTTTCTAGCGTGAGCTCTTCGATTATTGCTTCCAAGTGAGTTTTTTCTTAAGTTGTTTTGGGGTATTGGGATTGTTGAGCGATGAAAGACCTGCTTTTTCTTGTTTCTGGTTTTTTAGGGtgctttttgaatttttggaggTTTTTACTTGAAATGGATCTGTAGTTACCTTTTGATAATGCTTTTGTGGATGCTTTTTTATACTTTGCTGTGGAGAAGACGATGGGAAAGAcctgttttctcttgttctgaTTTCTAAGGGTGCTTTTTGAATTTTTAGGAGTTTTTAGTAGGAGTGGATCGGTAGTTACCTCTTGATAATGCTTTTGTGTATGACGATCGGGGTTTCGTGGGGATGCTTTTTTGTGGATGCTTCGTGGAGAAGATAATTGAGGCTTCGTGGGGACGGAAAAGACGAAGACAAAGACTTCTATGAGGATGGGTGTTTCGATGGTGGATGTAGCCACCAACCACTTCTATCTTCGTTTGCCTCTCAAAATTGAAACGGCGTCATTTTTAATTTGCCATGTTAGACACGATGCCGCGGGGGTTCTCTAGGCCGGTTGCAAGtagaatttttgtatataaaataaagaaaaatgatagacaCATTGTTAGTGATAAAGTTGATTGGCTCTTCTTACTTTAAAAGACAAgctaaaaaatagataatacaaaaaagttataaattgaaagaaattgactctaactccaaaaataaaaGGGATTCGTAAAGTAAATTTGACTCGAGCACtacaaataatgaaataaacTTCTATAAAAAAGGAGATCTCTATAAATGAAAGAGTTCTCTACGATTTCTCTAAGCACAGACTCTATCACACACATTGACTCTAAAGGATCTTCTCTCAAGGGATTCCTAAAACTCTAAGACCCAGTTTGGATACACAAGACAGATGAGATGATCATACAGTAGTTTTCCTTatccaaatttaaaaacatctacttaaataaatagtaaCAAATTGTGAAAACTGATAGTGAATAGTACATAAACATTACGTAAACAgtaataaacaattttttttacatctcactattcaaacacatatttttttacaaactatttcatctcatcttaaataaaaagttttactactattcaaaatatctcatttcatcttgactaaaaaattttattattattcaaaacatctcatctcatatgaaCTGTGTATTCAAATAAGACTTAAATtcttctattatattaaaagatatataaGACTGTAAGAGATTGCAAATCGCCCATTATAGTAGATTTTTCCTTTACACAATCCGTGAACTTAGGTATTACGTTGAACAACATAAATCTCTATGctcctctttatttatttttatttgcttatttgttatttatttcttagatGAACAGCAAAAATAACTTATCAAAGTCCG
This genomic interval from Carya illinoinensis cultivar Pawnee chromosome 10, C.illinoinensisPawnee_v1, whole genome shotgun sequence contains the following:
- the LOC122279317 gene encoding ammonium transporter 2-like; protein product: MSTTVAYGAVSPAVPPWLNKGDNAWQMTASTLVGIQSMPGLVILYASIVKKKWAVNSAFMALYAFAAVLICWVLVCYRMAFGDELLPFWGKGAPALGQKFLIDRAKVPESNHTRDDGTYETMEPFYPMATLVYFQFTFAAITMILLAGSVLGRMNIKAWMAFVPLWLVFSYTVGAFSLWGGGFLYHWGAIDYSGGYVIHLSSGISGFTAAYWVGPRLKSDRERFPPNNVLLMLAGAGLLWMGWSGFNGGAPYAANIDASIAVLNTNICAATSLLVWTSLDVVFFGKPSVIGAVQGMMTGLVCITPGAGLVQSWAAIVMGMLSGSIPWVSMMVLHKKSTLLQKVDDTLGVFHTHAVAGLLGGLLTGLFAEPQLCALILPVSNTRGAFYGGNGGKQFFKQLVAATFVAGWNLVSTTLILLGIRLFIPLRMPDEDLAIGDDAVHGEEAYALWGDGEKYDPTKHGWNTSMYAQGITVPSPYVNDARGVTINL